cctcccttgcatgccacccctcccttcccttcccctccctccgctagagtgggtgggccatgtccagatgccgggccccctccccttcccatccctcccttacatgccacccctcactccctccctaaTTGTCACAACCACTCTGGCTGGGAGAGGCCATGGCTCTgtggcagagcctctgcttggtatgtaaaaggtcccagattcagtccatAGTGGCTAAAGTTAGAATGATCAAGTAGTAGGTGAAAGACCACTACCTAAAACCCaagacagcagctgccagccagagtagacaataccaacCCTGGAATGaacaagggtctgattcagcacaAAACAGGTACATGTGCAGGTTCACTGACTAGCTTACAGAAATGGGGACATAAAGAAAGGATGTAGCCGAACAGACGGGAACACtagaagaaatgtttggatttataccctgcctttctctcctgtaagaagactcaagacggcttgtaaactcctttcccttcctctccccacaacagacatcttgtgaggcaggtggggctgagggactCTGATCCCTGATGCCAAGCAGCCACTGATTGGTCAGCACTGTGCTTAAACAAAGAGAAAGTGTACTCATGTATGACACCTCCCTGTGGTCGGAGTCACTGATTTGTGAATGTTCTGATCACTTGCAgacgaggggggggaggggggggatcacaTTTCCCCGACATATAGGCTGAGATATGACAAGCCAAAAATTATATGGAGACAGATGGTGGGACCAGCATGTTCATGCCTGCTCTATCTCTCTGTGCATTGATTGAATACATCCACTTTGGACAGACTTTCTGACTCAATGACTAGGATTTCCAGGTGACTGCTAATGGTGGGCAACCACCACCGATTCCTGCCTCGGCCTACTGACATTCAGTTCCTTGGTAGGTGGAAGCAAGCCAGCAGAAAGGAGGGGAGCAATTCATGTCCCTGagcgatgacatcacttctggcacaatGCAAAAGCTCTGATGTCACACTGGTGGGAcgctctccccctctccccaaaacactatGGAGTTTGGAGGACAAGTGCTAAAGTGTCCCCTAATGCAGTGCTGGTGCTTCTGTGTCATGTGAGAAGTGACATCATAATTAGGGACTGAAGATAGCCGTCCCCTGTGCCCCCTTGCCAAAGCTTTTGCCGGTTGCCAGCAGTGACCTGATAACTCTATCAATAATGTCTATGCACAATTCACTCGCTACAGAAAGTAATTTTCCTTCCTTACTGGTTTATATGTGTATTACACAGATTCATCCTAGTTTGTTCAATTCATCAAAAACTTGGGAGTAATCcatagggctttttcgcacacaaggtttgctctggaattaatGCAATCCGCAGCGACATCCTGACCTGCCGTTTTGTCGCTCgacatcattcacacatcactcgGTTGATATGGATCTTCTTCTTGCTCCAGAAACCCCGGTAGTTTGCATTGCCGCGGAATGCAATACAAACcgaagtcctgattggctgctgtgttgtttgTGATGCTTGCCCCCGTCAACATGTTCTCACGCTGTGATGTGGCAATGAGATGATGACACTCCactcttcctattggctaccATTATCTCGTGGTTTCTCGCGGTGGGTATAATGAGATCTCAGAAAACTGTCTTCCCATTGGCTATCGTGCACTTGGGCTCTCGCTACATTAATTCCCCTCATATTGATTTCTCACACAAGCAAAATGATGCTCAGAATCCTCCAGCAAAGAATGTTAGCTAATGGCCCTTTACGCACTTTCAATGAGATGTTACTTGTGTAAATTACTGCTAAATTTGTCAGACTCTCAaaagtggaaataacagagaccgtagtaaagtcctaaagcagttcaTTCCAGGTAACACAAAGAGTGACAatgcaaagcaggatctgagctcgagagctcagatccaggacctttaacacccccccccgtTTCACCCGACACCAAATGgctactacagtttctactacaattactctacagagcttcaaagaacctgggaacctttcacacctctttgaagaagagctggtgctaggagattgccaggaagggaaggggggaaacagggaaacatttacaatttaTACACAGCAAGATCTCAAGgaactgacaggcatggtcctgacaaaaTTAAAGTGTGGGTAGTATTttagtccggcttccgtgctgggcatgggacggagactgttctcgtcgccgtcacagatacactccgtattcagctcgaccgaggcggatcggcgctgctggtgctgttagatctcaccgcagcgtttgatgtggtcgaccacgaccttttggcccaccgcctggccgcctccggagtgcggggcactgtccttcaatggatagccttgttcctccggggccggactcagcaagtgaggtgcggggaccaggcctcccggaagtgcccgcttcaatgcggtgtaccccagggggcgttactgtccccgctgctatttaatatctatatgcaaccccttgctcagctggtacggagttttgggctgatttgccatcagtacgctgatgacacgcagctcattctgttgatggaggggggagcagccgccgcccctgcggctctacagcactgtttggaggcggttgctggttggttgcgacagagcaggttaaaactgaatccattgaagacggagatcctctggctcggccgcgAGCGGggtgggactttccagccgccggtgtgggagggggtcacattggcgcccactccctccgttcgcagcctgggggtccacctggatttgtctctctcaatggagacccaggtggcccatacaacccgggctgcctttttccacctccgtcaggcccggcggctggcccccttcctctcccaaacggatctggcctccgtgatccatgcaacggtcatctccagactagactattgtaactcgctctacgtgggccttcccttgcgtttgatctggagattaaaactggttcagcatgcagcagcgcgcttgctaacaggcagcgccgcctgggaacacatccagcctgtgctgtgccagctgcattggctcccagtagagttccgggtcatcttcaaggtgctggtgttgacctttaaggccatacgcggcctgggaccatcgtatcttcgagaccgcatcaccccatatgtcccgacacggcctctccgattggcggaggccaatttactggtggtccctggcccttcagtgatgcggctggcctccacacgggccaggacctttacagccctggccccggcctggtggaatgctcttcctccagctgtccgggccctgcgggaccttggggagttccgcagggcctgtaagacggagctgttccaccgggcctttggaggaaccagccactAATAGTGCCCCTTCCGCCGGCCCTTGAcacctgggccacctgtcatccaacgagactcgccatgcctccctctctgaggggggagggatttttattactggaatgctggatgCCATTTTAACTTGCTGAGTTTTTTATAATTGGAATAGGAACTGataatttttatcgctgccttaaattgttacttatattattttatattgtattttatatgttgtgcaccgcccagagcccttcggggatggggtggtataaaagtccaataaaataaataaataaataaataaataaatatttcaaggaTCTCTTGCAGCTCAGGGGAGAAGAAAtgtgtgaggggaggggcaggaatcAACCACTCTGCCAGCCTTACACATGTTTCCCCCCACTTCTAGAAAGACACTTGCAGCCCAACTCCAggcaagagagccagcgtgccCCTTCCTGCCCTAGCTCCCCCGGTATCCTGCAAGCTGCTGCGCCACCGAGGGCCCCGGAAGCTTTGCAAGCAGGAAGGAAGGGCATGCAATGGAAGTTGGGCGCGCTGCTTTGGCTGCTTCCCCCGTCCTACTCGGCCAGgtcctctcctccctttcccctctgccTTAACGTTCCTGGTGTTGGCCGAAGCTGATCCCATCGCAGCCGCCGCTCTGTCTGCACTTCCATCGCCTCCTGCGGCTGCCATGGGCCCGTTCCCTCCCGCAGCGGCCACCGTGCCCAGGGCTCCTACTGTGCCTGCTGCTGCcccagctgccaccaccactgctgccagggctccattttcttgcTCGTCCCGCTGCTGTTGGCACGCTTGTTCTTCTTGCCCTTGTTGCTCTTCTGGTTCGGCAtcgccaagggaggaggaggaagagcgggtCGCAGCAGGAAGCTGGCGGCGGCTGTTGCTACTTTCCCCGCTGCTGCTCCCACCAGCACCACGGTGGCTTAGTGCAGCCCCATTGTTAGGCGCTGGAGGAGCAGCAAGCAAGCTGggctctgcctctccccctccagccCAGCCACATGCACCCCACTGCTGCCAGGCCATGGGAAAGAGCATCAGCCCAGGGAAGAAAAGGCGTGTCTCGCTTGTTTTGATTCCGCTTCTTGCCCCACTAGCCCCAAAGTGTGGCTGACGGCTGATGCTGAAAAGACAAAAGtacatccctcccccccacttcctccAAAGTATGGCCGAGTTATTGAGCTCTGGAGCTCTCTGTTATTATACACATTTTAGATTTCATCACCAGATAAGTTGATGAGCAGAGCAATCTTATTCATGACCGACCGCCGTGAGTTGGGGGAGGCAAGTGAGATGGAAATGAAACTTTAAAATCTGCATGCACATCAGCAATTTCCTGGCACCTTccgattggctgggagaaattgcCTCACCGCGGGGGCGTGATTCTTAAAAGTTGCTCATTCACGTTGCGTTTTGCACATAGGCACTGGAATGTGGAGGGAAACCATTTTATAGAGGAAAGTTGCACaagcatcgagcgacaggaagaatctgaggtaaaggtttgaatgggagacagattaggggtcgaagCACATTTCGGCACGAGTGTGTGCGAACAAATACCACAAACCGTGATGACCACATATATGTATtccagaacaaaccatgtgtgcgaaaaagccccatAGTCACTCAAAACCACTGAAAATTAGTAAAAGCATGAGTAAAAAGAAAAATTTGGGCCTCTTTCCTAATGGACAGTAAAGTAGGTCTCAGGTAGGTCccaggtgagctgcaagcagaagaacatTCCAGAAGTCTGAAAAAACCCTTGCCATCATCTATCCAGATTCTGCAATAGCTGGGCTTGGGGAAAAGGTTTCATCTGTTGGACTGTATGTatacataggtcgaatccccactaccatcttagccaggtttcagaacacaaactaaccaggtttgagggacgacctccctggtcgaattcccactaccgtcttcagaacacaaacgacctcagacatggttagtttgtgttctgaaacctggctaagatggtagtggggattcgaccggggaggtcgtcactcaaacctggttagtttgtgttctgaaacctggctaaggcggtagtggggattcgaccatagtttCCAGGTCCTTCCTGGCAATCAGCAGGGGATGGAGAggaatagagttgccagatccatgttgagaaactcctggagatttggggatggagccagtgATGGATAGAGTCCTCAGTAAAGTACAGTGCTATTCAATCCACTATCTAAAGCAGCCGccttctccagaggatctgatctctgtagtctgaaaatgcactgtaattccaggggattcccaggtcccacctggaagatAGCATCTCTAGCTGGACATGAATTCAGCAACACATTACCTGTGAATGCATGGCCCAATGCATCCATAGGTGTACTGAAAAATCCCAAGATTTTCAAAGACCTCTTCCAAGATAGCATTGCAATCAaactattttttatttgtttgtttgtctgaaGATTTTAAAGTAGTCACTCATCCAAAGCTTCCTGCGACAATTTTGTGATGTTAAAATAGcttaaatgaattaaaacagaaaaacatgcaTCCATAGACGAACTCACAAAATCACAAGCTTTTCAAGGAGCTTTTGTAAGATAGTGTTGCAATTCACCCCTGTGTATTTGGTTGGTTTGCTTGTTTATTGTAAGATTTGTTAGCTGCAGCTCACCCAAGGGTCTTGCAGCGAGTTACAACGTTAAAATAGTTTGAATGAACTGAAAACAGAGAGACAGTTACCAAATATGAAATATTAATAGGGcaggatagggcgggatataaatccaaaataaataaataaaacaaacgtTACACTATTAAAATACATAGCTTGCACTATTCCGCTAATAAAATGTGCCAGATGAGTGGATTACCCTCCAGAGGCCAACTGGAACAATTCAACCTTGCATGCCCTGGAGAAACTAAACAAGTTTTGCAGGGAATGTGTATCATCTGTGCATCTATAGTGTAGACTTTCCCTCCAGCTGCTGGAACACACGTTTATACCTTTGGGTTTATGATAATTCAAGAAGAAAGCCTAGAATAATTTGACCTTCTCCTTATGCACGTCAGCAGTACTATTCACACACGGATGTTTACCAGGAATAGCCTTGAGAGAGGGATCTCAGTGTACAATAGAGAAAGATCAGACCTTCTTTGATGAAATAAGCCACCATCACAGGTTTCAATAGCACCTCCTATTGCAAGGGTGCGGGAGAAGGATTCTTTTTCTGGCACAACTACCTGCAGTTGAAATCCAAGATAATCTCATGCATTTCTTAATCCCATTTCCTTtcattattgctttttaaaaaacagtctttTGTCTGTTGACAGTTTCCTCGTTAATTTACTCAGCCAATAATCCCTTACACATTGTCCATAGAATGTCAGGGTTTCTGGTGGGGTCTCTTTGCCTTTATAAAGCACCAGAGTAGGGCTTCAGGTCAGCAGAACACCTGGATTTCTTGCACATAGAAAGGGAGCCTGAAAAAACCCCTCAGCTTTCTTCTACAATGAAGACCTGGTTCCTACTTGTGCTGGCAGGTGTGGCCTGCATCTTGGTAGCTGAAGGTAAGCAAAGCACAGCACCTCACACCTTGactgattccccactggcagagtcaacctaggtttgacctaggttcgtCCCAGCAACCCCCCACCGCTGCTAAGTTCGACCTGGGTTCATTTCAGTTctgccccctcagaactggaatttctgattctagttctgaggtacagctttttctccgaacctaggttgaactcagtggggaatcgtcTGTGGcgactctcccattcagccaatcaagagctgtgttttgggcatgcgcagaatagAGAGTCGCGGCGGGGAAAAACacgcttttaaaatttttaactgCTATTTTTGAAGCTATGATGATGTGACCACGACTTTCCCATTCAGCCAATTCTACATGGCTGCGATGtataaaaactaaaaagaaaGGACGCacgctcacgtttcccgccataaaacAAGAAccaatcaggaatgaggagcgAAAGAGGTACTGAAGATGATCCCACCATCTGAGCTCGGTTCAAGTTGGACGAACTGAGTTTAACTCAGTTGTTGTGGGGAGTGACGAGAGTTGACCCTAGGTCAATACCAGTTAAAGGAACCGTGTCAAACCTAGGTGGacactgcagtggggaatcagcctCTATCTTCTTTCCCATGAGCCTCTTCCTTGGGACTATCCCTTTCCAATGGCAATGAGATAGAGCTGTCAACATGTTCACTCCTGGCTTTTAGTGACGCCACAAAGCCCTATTCAAGCTCTGAGAACCATCTTTGGTGTCATGTGAAATTTTACTGTGGTTGTTGTGATAGACAGAATATGGGCCAGTCCGATAAGTGAGGTTTAAACTTATGGTTTAAACTTAGGATCTCAAACCAGGAtctgaagttggtttattaaTTACAGGTGAACTTAACTAAGCTCTTTTTTGTGATGGATGAATATGGCTATCATGGCTTGTTAATAGCGCTGCCTAAGAAATCCTTCGCAAACCCAGCGAAACCATCTTTGGTTGAGGCAAATCAGGATTTGAATGTTTGCATGTAAGCTGAATCCTCATTGACAATAGTTAAACTAAATCATGATTTTGATATTGCTGAAAGAGACCCCTCAGTTGATATCTTGTGTCACACTGGGTGAATTTCTGCTCAGCAGTGAAAATGAGACAGATGACCATGTGATAGACAGCAGTTGTCCTTTTGATCTAGTAAGAGGGGAATTATTGGAGTAACACAGCAAAAACTCTTGCATTCTTCAGTTTGGTAGCTCTTTTCCTTTACGTCTACGATAAGCAATCTCAGATACCAAGAACTGCCCATACACTCCAGAATGAAGATACAGGACACAAATGTATGCATTAAGCTAAATTTTATTAAAACTGATCTGCAGCAAAACATTAATTCTATTTGTCACACCAACTTTTGCAGGTCCTCTAAATGCAAACCATTAAATCAAGGCAACCAAACTCAGTGAGGTTAAAAACAGTGTGGCTTaacataactgttgttcatctagtggtcctctgtacagaCACACATGGGACTGTGCTTGCATGGGGCCAACCGTGGAGCATTCTGAGAGTGAATTAAGAGCTTTAGCCATACAtggagtgctcccctcccccagccatatGTCTCGGCTAGCTACTTTCCCTGCCCAGGCCACGTGACTAGGGAGGAGGAGCGCACTCCCCCCCTCAAGATCTTCCTTTGCCGCTGTGAGGAGTCACCACACATGCTAGATGACAGTCTACAGCAGGCAAGATGAGAGGGGCATGTGTTTGTACAGAGggccactagatgaacaacaagAGTAGGGAAAGTAGCTAGACCACGTAGCTGCTCTGCATATGTCATTAAGGTCCACTCTATTCTTAAAGGTTGTAGAAGTAGCTGGGGCCCTTGTACAGTGTGCCCTGATGGCAACTGGGCAAAGAATTTGAGCCTTGCTGTATTATAGATGTTACCCAATATGATAGAATGGGGACAGATACTTGGGAACCCTTCTTGGGGCCTCTGAAGCATATGAATAATACAGTGTCCTTTCTAAAGGACTTAGTTCCGATCAGCGGCGATTTGGGCCAGCTGGTAGCTCTGAGCATGACCCCTTGTTGTGTTTGGTCAACATGCAGAGAGGGATATTGGGGGTGGATGTTCAGAAggcaggttcagacatttcctccATGCTCAGACACAACTGTGATGAGCCATCAATCATgtggaggcaggaggaggagggcaacAGATTAGGCCTGCTTCATCTCTTCGTGTGTTGGAAGGGCCATGagtgtggccctttctgcacaggccaattaaaccaggataacactggtaaaataattgagttgggggggggggcttcacatggatcccactcctaatgtgaATCTGCTccgtattccccccccccaacctgggttattcaagaatcacgATTTTCACAGAATCACGATATTCAAGAATCACGATATTCAAGAATCACGATTTTCACacgttcttttgttttaacgcaccTCGCAGCCACGGCCAAGCGAACGGCCTGGCAGAAGACGCATCGAGACCAAAAAAATCTagtgtgtgtttggtgtttcccagcTCTCATCTGCACAGCCACAAAGGCACACAAAGCCTTATTGTGGCTCTGGGGGATCGGCCATGCCTGCCTGTGAGGCTACACAtcagaggcaggtaagaacacaAAAAAGATGTGTGGAGGTGTGTGCCCCAGCTGATGCACtcgctgtccatgggacagccagccatgcaaatgggcTGGGGTGAGGACAGGTCCTTGTAGCCCACCTTCCACccacgtttattggcccgtgcagaaaggacctgtgTGTGGAGGGTCAGGTACTCACGGCTTTTATACACAGTGATGCAAATTTGGATTAATTTATAGAAAATGACTTTTTCTCCTAGCTTCAGCCAGTGATGACAATGAGGATGATCATGGCGATGATGGTGATGAGACTGATCAATATGAAAGTGATGAGGAGGATGAGGGTGAGGATGAGGAGGATGGTGACGACGACAACAGTGACAGTGATGATGTAGACGATGATagcgatgatgatgatggtgatgatgatgatagcgACGATGATGGCGCTGATGATGATGCAGATGATGATGGTAATGATGATGATGGTCATAAGCATGGGAGTGTGTGACTGCTTGACGACAGTTTTATAGCAGCATAAAATAACATATTTCCCAAACTATGCACCATATGTGcatatcatgtgtgtgtgtgtgtgtgtgggggggggaaatcacgtgtgtgtgtgggggggaaatgaatgAAAGGGAGCCCCCTCCAAACAGTGCTCTCTAAGAAACTCTAAGCTCTTAGGGGCTTGTGCAAGTCAATTACCTGCCCTCCCactggttatttttttttcctaatccagtggttctctgACTTCTTGAACTGGGATCCTTACCGGTTTTGTGTTTTGGGATACAAGGAGAAAGAAGTTACTATTTAGACTATGGTGTAAAAACCCAAGTTGTACCTCTATTTCTATTACTGTTCAGAACAAACCGCAACTTCTGGTGAGAGGGATTTAGACCAAAAAACATGGATTGAGGTAGAGTTAATACTCTCCCCCATATGATCTGGATTACCCCCTCCCACAGCAGTGTTACCTAAAAAAATAGTCATAGCAGATTCTGATC
The DNA window shown above is from Sphaerodactylus townsendi isolate TG3544 unplaced genomic scaffold, MPM_Stown_v2.3 scaffold_545, whole genome shotgun sequence and carries:
- the LOC125425471 gene encoding prostatic spermine-binding protein-like; protein product: MKTWFLLVLAGVACILVAEASASDDNEDDHGDDGDETDQYESDEEDEGEDEEDGDDDNSDSDDVDDDSDDDDGDDDDSDDDGADDDADDDDSKGETGKNSRDDHVSGLLGDTTDLL